The Nocardioides salarius genome includes a region encoding these proteins:
- a CDS encoding NAD(P)H-dependent amine dehydrogenase family protein, with product MTQVVPEKPLRVVVWSTGTIGRHAIAGIDAHPDLELVGVWVSNPDKHGRDAGELAGLGRELGVRATTDRDELVALAPDAVVHAAMTDDRPFEAIEDLLWMLEQGLDVVSSGPVLLQWPAEILPPDMIERIAEAGRRGDASLYVNGIDPGFANDVLPLVLSSLSQRIDLVRVSEIADYSTYYQPVVMGDLFGFGRPMEEVGMLWQPGILSMAWGSVVRQIAAGLDVTLDEPLTEEVDRRAAEVDTASVSGDVAAGTMGAVRFRVVGKVDGVERVVLEHVTRTAPDQVPEWPTPPEDDGCYRVEILGEPVLKLDLTHHGEHGDHNVSGMITTAQRLVNSLPAVCAAAPGLVTALDLPLVTGRGLVAR from the coding sequence ATGACACAGGTCGTCCCCGAGAAGCCCCTGCGCGTCGTCGTCTGGTCCACCGGCACCATCGGTCGCCACGCGATCGCCGGTATCGACGCCCACCCCGACCTCGAGCTGGTGGGGGTCTGGGTCTCCAACCCCGACAAGCACGGCCGCGACGCCGGCGAGCTCGCCGGCCTCGGCCGCGAGCTGGGCGTGCGGGCCACCACCGACCGCGACGAGCTGGTGGCGCTCGCGCCCGACGCCGTCGTGCACGCCGCGATGACCGACGACCGGCCCTTCGAGGCCATCGAGGACCTGCTGTGGATGCTCGAGCAGGGCCTCGACGTGGTCTCGTCCGGGCCGGTGCTGCTGCAGTGGCCCGCCGAGATCCTGCCGCCCGACATGATCGAGCGGATCGCCGAGGCCGGGCGCCGCGGCGACGCCAGCCTCTACGTCAACGGCATCGACCCCGGCTTCGCCAACGACGTGCTGCCGCTCGTGCTGAGCAGCCTCTCGCAGCGCATCGACCTGGTGCGGGTCAGCGAGATCGCCGACTACTCCACCTACTACCAGCCCGTGGTGATGGGCGACCTCTTCGGCTTCGGCCGCCCGATGGAGGAGGTCGGGATGCTGTGGCAGCCCGGCATCCTCTCGATGGCCTGGGGCAGCGTGGTGCGCCAGATCGCCGCCGGCCTCGACGTCACCCTCGACGAGCCGCTGACCGAGGAGGTCGACCGGCGCGCCGCCGAGGTCGACACAGCCAGCGTCAGCGGCGACGTCGCCGCCGGCACCATGGGCGCGGTGCGCTTCCGCGTCGTCGGCAAGGTCGACGGCGTCGAGCGGGTCGTGCTCGAGCACGTCACCCGCACCGCCCCCGACCAGGTGCCCGAGTGGCCGACCCCGCCCGAGGACGACGGCTGCTACCGCGTCGAGATCCTCGGCGAGCCCGTCCTGAAGCTCGACCTGACCCACCACGGCGAGCACGGCGACCACAACGTGTCGGGGATGATCACCACCGCCCAGCGACTGGTCAACTCGCTGCCCGCCGTCTGCGCCGCCGCTCCCGGCCTGGTCACCGCCCTCGACCTGCCCCTGGTGACCGGGCGTGGGCTGGTGGCGCGCTGA
- a CDS encoding MBL fold metallo-hydrolase: MTASTSSPQPGQQPDKQPGQPPRGGTPTAYAVSPDSGEHWTVEGAWEVAPGIHRIPLPLPMDGLKAINVYTIETDDGLTLVDGGWAIPEARELLDRCLKGIGAGFGDITRFLVTHVHRDHFTMATVLGRELGVDVALGAEEKPALDLLNNAGDLTENPFAAVLRSAGAHDVAEVWLGVGEDDPDLTQWQYPTTWLDGDQRIAVGARVLDAVHTPGHTPGHYVFAEADAGLLFAGDHVLPTITPSIGFTVPPMDQPLGHFMASLTRVRSLPDLRVLPAHGPVSPSTHARVDELLAFHEDRLDQSLAALAGGPLTSHDVAGHLGWTRHEKAYDSLDVFSQGMAAMETKAHLELLHARGRVAREETEAGVLFTAT; this comes from the coding sequence GTGACCGCGTCAACCAGTTCTCCCCAGCCCGGCCAGCAGCCCGACAAGCAGCCCGGCCAGCCGCCCCGCGGCGGCACGCCCACGGCGTACGCCGTCTCTCCCGACTCCGGCGAGCACTGGACCGTCGAGGGGGCCTGGGAGGTCGCGCCCGGCATCCACCGGATCCCGCTGCCGCTGCCGATGGACGGGCTCAAGGCGATCAACGTCTACACGATCGAGACCGACGACGGGCTGACCCTGGTCGACGGCGGCTGGGCGATCCCCGAGGCGCGCGAGCTGCTCGACCGGTGCCTGAAGGGGATCGGGGCCGGCTTCGGCGACATCACGCGGTTCCTGGTCACCCACGTGCACCGCGACCACTTCACGATGGCCACCGTGCTGGGCCGCGAGCTCGGCGTCGACGTGGCGCTCGGTGCCGAGGAGAAGCCCGCGCTCGACCTGCTCAACAACGCCGGCGACCTCACCGAGAACCCGTTCGCGGCGGTGCTGCGCTCGGCCGGCGCCCACGACGTCGCCGAGGTGTGGCTCGGTGTCGGCGAGGACGACCCCGACCTCACGCAGTGGCAGTACCCCACCACCTGGCTCGACGGCGACCAGCGCATCGCGGTCGGCGCCCGGGTGCTCGACGCCGTGCACACGCCGGGCCACACCCCCGGCCACTACGTCTTCGCCGAGGCCGACGCGGGCCTGCTCTTCGCCGGCGACCACGTGCTGCCCACGATCACCCCGTCGATCGGCTTCACGGTGCCCCCGATGGACCAGCCGCTGGGCCACTTCATGGCCTCGCTGACCCGGGTGCGCTCGCTGCCCGACCTGCGGGTGCTGCCGGCCCACGGCCCGGTCTCGCCGTCGACCCACGCCCGCGTCGACGAGCTGCTGGCCTTCCACGAGGACCGGCTCGACCAGAGCCTCGCCGCCCTGGCGGGCGGACCCCTGACCAGCCACGACGTCGCCGGCCACCTCGGCTGGACCCGCCACGAGAAGGCCTACGACAGCCTCGACGTCTTCAGCCAGGGCATGGCCGCCATGGAGACCAAGGCCCACCTCGAGCTCCTGCACGCCCGCGGCCGGGTCGCCCGCGAGGAGACCGAGGCGGGCGTCCTCTTCACCGCCACCTGA
- a CDS encoding GNAT family N-acetyltransferase has product MTLAISAQPFAALDAAAAYDVWRLRQQVFVVEQECAYPDLDGRDPEPGTRHVLLTDDGELVGYARVLDDATTWRVGRVLLAPAARGRGLADQLVRTALDVCPDRDVVLDAQSPLTGWYATFGFIPDGPEFLEDGIPHVPMRLPHGA; this is encoded by the coding sequence ATGACCCTCGCCATCAGCGCCCAGCCCTTCGCCGCCCTCGACGCCGCGGCGGCGTACGACGTGTGGCGGCTGCGCCAGCAGGTCTTCGTCGTCGAGCAGGAGTGCGCCTACCCCGACCTCGACGGCCGCGACCCCGAGCCCGGCACCCGCCACGTGCTGCTCACCGACGACGGCGAGCTGGTCGGCTACGCGCGGGTGCTCGACGACGCCACCACCTGGCGGGTCGGGCGGGTGCTGCTGGCCCCCGCCGCCCGTGGCCGCGGGCTCGCCGACCAGCTGGTGCGCACCGCCCTCGACGTCTGCCCCGACCGCGACGTCGTGCTCGACGCCCAGTCCCCGCTGACCGGCTGGTACGCCACCTTCGGCTTCATCCCCGACGGCCCGGAGTTCCTCGAGGACGGCATCCCGCACGTGCCGATGCGCCTCCCCCACGGCGCGTAG
- a CDS encoding alpha/beta hydrolase: MPSLRHDLLALVVPRLRGAGAVTDPAAERASVESSHAGLDRRLPTRSVPAFGLRFEHEVDDSAGFPVHVLTRRGTSPARTLVWLHGGGFVSPLDPVHVRYAARLADALGVRVLLPDYPLAPEHTWRDSLDPLAELVTRWGTGPGLGGLLLGGDSAGGGLALALAQALRERGQVRPERLLLVSPWVDLTTSSPATSWFDRRDPWLHTSSLRLYARWWAGVPDDAPDDHADLARTEVSPALGELGDLPPTLVLCGTRDLLVPACRRLADRAADAGWDLTYVEEPGAIHVYPLLPGIPEAARAWATTLEFLR; encoded by the coding sequence ATGCCGAGCCTGCGCCACGACCTGCTGGCCCTCGTCGTGCCGCGCCTGCGCGGCGCCGGCGCGGTCACCGACCCCGCCGCCGAGCGCGCCTCGGTGGAGTCCTCCCACGCCGGGCTCGACCGCCGGCTGCCGACCCGGTCGGTCCCGGCCTTCGGGCTGCGCTTCGAGCACGAGGTCGACGACTCCGCGGGCTTCCCCGTGCACGTGCTGACCCGGCGCGGCACCTCCCCGGCCCGCACCCTGGTCTGGCTGCACGGGGGCGGGTTCGTCTCGCCCCTCGACCCCGTGCACGTCCGGTACGCCGCCCGCCTGGCCGACGCGCTCGGCGTACGCGTGCTGCTGCCCGACTACCCGCTGGCCCCCGAGCACACCTGGCGCGACTCCCTCGATCCGCTGGCCGAGCTGGTGACGCGATGGGGCACCGGCCCCGGGCTCGGCGGGCTGCTGCTGGGCGGCGACTCCGCCGGCGGCGGGCTCGCCCTGGCGCTGGCCCAGGCGCTGCGCGAGCGGGGGCAGGTGCGCCCCGAGCGGTTGCTGCTGGTCTCGCCCTGGGTCGACCTGACCACCTCGAGCCCGGCCACCTCGTGGTTCGACCGGCGCGACCCGTGGCTGCACACCTCGTCGCTGCGGCTCTACGCGCGCTGGTGGGCCGGGGTGCCCGACGACGCGCCCGACGACCACGCCGACCTGGCCCGCACCGAGGTCTCCCCCGCGCTCGGCGAGCTCGGCGACCTGCCGCCGACGCTGGTGCTGTGCGGCACCCGCGACCTGCTGGTGCCGGCCTGCCGACGCCTCGCCGACCGCGCCGCCGACGCCGGGTGGGACCTGACCTACGTCGAGGAGCCCGGCGCGATCCACGTCTACCCGCTGCTGCCGGGCATCCCCGAGGCCGCCCGCGCCTGGGCCACCACCCTGGAGTTCCTGCGATGA
- a CDS encoding SDR family oxidoreductase: MGILERFTLTDHVAVVTGAGRGIGAATAVALAEAGADVLLSARTASQLERVAEAVRATGRRALVVPADLSDTGAVAGLAEAAYDGFGRLDTVVNNVGGTIPNAFLDTDVAYLEEAFHFNVSTAHALSVAAVPLMLEGPDDAQRSIVNISSMMGRASGRGYLAYGTAKAALAHWARLAATDLAPRIRVNGIYVGSVMTSALEFVAGQPEMMDQLETKTPLGRVGEAEDIAAAVLYLASRAGQYVTGKVLEVDGGIQQPNLDLGMPDLG; this comes from the coding sequence ATGGGCATCCTCGAGCGCTTCACCCTCACCGACCACGTCGCGGTGGTCACCGGCGCCGGGCGCGGCATCGGCGCCGCCACCGCGGTCGCCCTCGCCGAGGCCGGCGCCGACGTGCTGCTCTCCGCCCGCACCGCCTCCCAGCTCGAGCGGGTCGCCGAGGCGGTGCGGGCCACCGGCCGCCGCGCCCTCGTGGTGCCCGCGGACCTCTCCGACACCGGGGCGGTCGCCGGGCTCGCGGAGGCGGCGTACGACGGGTTCGGGCGCCTCGACACGGTCGTCAACAACGTCGGCGGCACCATCCCCAACGCCTTCCTCGACACCGACGTGGCCTACCTGGAGGAGGCGTTCCACTTCAACGTCTCCACCGCCCACGCGCTGAGTGTCGCCGCGGTGCCGCTGATGCTGGAGGGCCCCGACGACGCGCAGCGCTCCATCGTCAACATCTCCTCGATGATGGGCCGCGCCTCCGGGCGCGGCTACCTGGCCTACGGCACCGCCAAGGCCGCGCTCGCGCACTGGGCCCGCCTGGCCGCCACCGACCTGGCACCGCGCATCCGCGTCAACGGCATCTACGTCGGCTCGGTGATGACCAGCGCCCTCGAGTTCGTCGCCGGGCAGCCCGAGATGATGGACCAGCTCGAGACGAAGACGCCGCTGGGGCGCGTGGGCGAGGCCGAGGACATCGCGGCGGCAGTGCTCTACCTGGCCTCGCGCGCCGGGCAGTACGTCACCGGCAAGGTGCTCGAGGTCGACGGCGGCATCCAGCAGCCGAACCTCGACCTCGGCATGCCGGACCTCGGGTGA